Proteins encoded by one window of Halorubrum ruber:
- a CDS encoding DUF7116 family protein — MATASIPPTTEARDVFRELGYTVSEDGREFVAERKWRRVFVTVLCMDDDELDPYLADGGDPARLRCFVTWRDRANDLQERLVDAKPPYDWAVIGIDRDGEDFAVMEGAPGSP, encoded by the coding sequence CGACGACCGAGGCCAGAGACGTCTTCCGCGAACTGGGATACACCGTCTCCGAGGACGGACGCGAGTTCGTCGCGGAACGCAAGTGGCGGCGCGTGTTCGTGACGGTGCTGTGTATGGACGACGACGAGCTCGACCCGTATCTCGCAGACGGGGGCGACCCGGCGCGGCTCCGGTGTTTCGTCACGTGGCGCGACCGCGCGAACGATCTCCAAGAGCGGCTGGTCGACGCGAAACCGCCCTACGACTGGGCGGTCATCGGTATCGACCGCGACGGCGAGGACTTCGCGGTGATGGAAGGCGCGCCAGGCAGCCCCTGA
- a CDS encoding pyridoxamine 5'-phosphate oxidase family protein → MEHVEYVYTSGMSESEVDSRLRGGEHGVLGLANGDDAYAVPLSYHYDGDRLLLRVSEHDGDGEKMRFLETTDTATFVCYEASTDESWSVHVRGPIRRWERSVDEATLNEWFQPFRLFDEAVEDVAFALYELRMETVIGRTTVDR, encoded by the coding sequence ATGGAGCACGTCGAGTACGTCTACACCAGCGGCATGTCCGAATCCGAGGTCGATAGCCGCCTCCGGGGCGGCGAACACGGTGTCTTGGGGCTCGCGAACGGCGACGACGCGTACGCCGTCCCGCTGAGCTACCACTACGACGGCGACCGCCTCCTGCTTCGCGTGAGCGAACACGACGGCGACGGCGAGAAGATGCGGTTCCTCGAGACGACCGACACCGCCACGTTCGTGTGCTACGAGGCGTCGACGGACGAGTCGTGGAGCGTCCACGTTCGCGGACCGATCCGGCGGTGGGAGCGGAGCGTCGACGAGGCGACGCTCAACGAGTGGTTTCAGCCGTTCCGCCTCTTTGACGAAGCGGTCGAGGACGTCGCGTTCGCCCTCTACGAGCTGCGCATGGAGACCGTCATCGGTCGCACAACCGTGGACAGGTAG
- a CDS encoding dodecin: MVFKKITLIGTSDESFDAAADEAIDRAEDTLENVYWAEVEEFGVELQGDAEREYQAEVEVAFELEG; the protein is encoded by the coding sequence ATGGTGTTCAAGAAAATCACGCTGATCGGGACGAGCGACGAGAGCTTCGACGCGGCGGCCGACGAGGCCATCGACCGCGCAGAAGACACCCTCGAGAACGTCTACTGGGCGGAAGTAGAGGAGTTCGGGGTCGAGCTTCAGGGGGACGCCGAGCGCGAGTACCAGGCCGAAGTCGAGGTCGCGTTCGAACTCGAAGGCTGA